A region of Streptomyces halobius DNA encodes the following proteins:
- the ilvC gene encoding ketol-acid reductoisomerase has translation MAELFYDDDADLSIIQNRKVAVIGYGSQGHAHALSLRDSGVDVRVGLHEGSKSRTKAEEQGLRVVTPAEAAAEADVIMILVPDPIQAKVYEESIAPHLKDGDALFFGHGFNVRFGFIKAPAGVDVCMVAPKGPGHLVRRQYEEGRGVPCIAAVEQDASGDAFALALSYAKGIGGTRAGVIKTTFTEETETDLFGEQAVLCGGASALVKAGFETLVEAGYQPEIAYFECLHELKLIVDLMYEGGLEKMRWSVSETAEWGDYVTGPRVITDATKAEMKKVLAEIQDGTFANNWMAEYNAGLPKYNEYKKADENHLLETTGKKLRKLMSWVDDEA, from the coding sequence GTGGCCGAGCTGTTCTACGACGACGATGCCGACCTGTCCATCATCCAGAACCGCAAGGTCGCGGTCATCGGCTACGGAAGCCAGGGCCACGCCCACGCGCTGTCCCTGCGCGACTCCGGCGTCGATGTGCGGGTCGGTCTGCACGAGGGCTCCAAGTCCAGGACCAAGGCCGAGGAGCAGGGCCTGCGTGTGGTCACCCCGGCCGAGGCGGCCGCCGAGGCCGACGTCATCATGATCCTGGTGCCGGACCCGATCCAGGCCAAGGTCTACGAGGAGTCCATCGCCCCGCACCTGAAGGACGGCGACGCGCTGTTCTTCGGCCACGGCTTCAACGTCCGGTTCGGCTTCATCAAGGCCCCCGCCGGTGTCGACGTCTGCATGGTCGCCCCCAAGGGCCCCGGCCACCTCGTGCGCCGGCAGTACGAGGAGGGCCGCGGCGTGCCCTGTATCGCGGCCGTCGAGCAGGACGCGTCCGGCGACGCCTTCGCGCTGGCCCTCTCGTACGCCAAGGGCATCGGCGGCACCCGCGCCGGCGTCATCAAGACCACCTTCACCGAGGAGACCGAGACCGACCTGTTCGGTGAGCAGGCCGTGCTGTGCGGTGGCGCCTCGGCGCTGGTCAAGGCCGGTTTCGAGACGCTGGTCGAGGCGGGCTACCAGCCCGAGATCGCGTACTTCGAGTGCCTCCACGAGCTCAAGCTGATCGTGGACCTGATGTACGAGGGCGGCCTGGAGAAGATGCGCTGGTCGGTCTCCGAGACCGCCGAATGGGGCGACTACGTCACCGGTCCGCGCGTCATCACCGACGCCACCAAGGCGGAGATGAAGAAGGTGCTCGCCGAGATCCAGGACGGCACCTTCGCCAACAACTGGATGGCGGAGTACAACGCCGGTCTGCCGAAGTACAACGAGTACAAGAAGGCCGACGAGAACCACCTGCTGGAGACCACCGGCAAGAAGCTGCGCAAGCTGATGAGCTGGGTGGACGACGAGGCGTAA
- the ilvN gene encoding acetolactate synthase small subunit — MSKHTLSVLVENTPGILARIAALFSRRGFNIDSLAVGVTEHPDISRITIVVNVESLPLEQVTKQLNKLVNVLKIVELEPGSAIQRELVLVKVRADNETRSQIVEIVQLFRAKTVDVSPEAVTIEATGSSDKLEAMLRMLEPFGVKELVQSGTIAIGRGARSITDRSLRALDRTA; from the coding sequence ATGTCCAAGCACACGCTCTCCGTCCTGGTGGAGAACACCCCCGGCATCCTCGCCCGGATCGCCGCGCTGTTCTCCCGCCGCGGCTTCAACATCGACTCCCTCGCGGTCGGGGTCACCGAACACCCCGACATCTCCCGCATCACCATCGTGGTCAACGTCGAGTCGCTGCCGCTCGAACAGGTCACCAAGCAGCTCAACAAGCTCGTCAATGTGCTGAAGATCGTCGAGCTGGAGCCCGGCTCCGCGATCCAGCGCGAACTGGTCCTCGTCAAGGTCCGCGCCGACAACGAGACCCGCTCGCAGATCGTGGAGATCGTCCAGCTGTTCCGCGCCAAGACCGTGGACGTCTCCCCGGAGGCCGTCACGATCGAGGCCACCGGATCGAGCGACAAGCTGGAGGCCATGCTCAGGATGCTGGAGCCGTTCGGCGTCAAGGAGTTGGTGCAGTCCGGCACCATCGCCATAGGGCGCGGCGCCCGGTCCATCACGGACCGCTCGCTGCGCGCCCTGGACCGTACCGCCTGA
- a CDS encoding acetolactate synthase large subunit yields the protein MTEQATGAHHPQPRARNSGGPQQPATIEHVTGAQSLIRSLEEVGADTVFGIPGGAILPAYDPMMDSSKVRHVLVRHEQGAGHAATGYAQATGKVGVCMATSGPGATNLVTPIADAHMDSVPLVAITGQVASKAIGTDAFQEADICGITMPITKHNFLVTDPAEIPRTIAEAFHIASTGRPGPVLVDIAKDALQGRTTFSWPPQTDLPGYRPVTKPHAKQIREAARLIVESKRPVLYVGGGVLKAGATAELKVLAELTGAPVTTTLMALGAFPDSHPQHVGMPGMHGSVTAVTALQKSDLLITLGARFDDRVTGKLDSFAPFAKVVHADIDPAEIGKNRVADVPIVGDAREVIADLIVAVQAEYDAGHRGDYGAWWKDLNRWRETYPLGYGLPDDGSLSPQQVIERIGELAPAGTIYAAGVGQHQMWAAHFIDYEQPATWLNSGGAGTMGYAVPAAMGAKAGQPDRTVWAIDGDGCFQMTNQELVTCALNNIPIKVAIINNGALGMVRQWQALFYNQRYSNTVLHSGPAESNTAAGDGKQPSAGTRIPDFVKLSEAMGCVAMRCEDPAELDKVIAEANAINDRPVVIDFIVHEDAQVWPMVAAGTSNDEVMAARGVRPDFGDNEDD from the coding sequence ATGACCGAGCAGGCCACCGGGGCCCACCATCCGCAGCCGCGGGCCCGTAACTCCGGCGGACCGCAGCAGCCCGCGACCATCGAGCACGTCACGGGCGCGCAGTCCCTCATCCGTTCGCTGGAGGAGGTCGGGGCCGACACCGTGTTCGGCATCCCCGGCGGTGCGATCCTTCCGGCGTACGACCCGATGATGGACTCCTCGAAGGTGCGGCACGTCCTGGTGCGTCACGAGCAGGGGGCCGGTCACGCCGCCACGGGGTACGCCCAGGCCACCGGCAAGGTCGGCGTGTGCATGGCGACTTCGGGTCCGGGTGCCACCAACCTCGTCACCCCGATCGCCGACGCGCACATGGACTCCGTCCCGCTGGTCGCGATCACCGGTCAGGTCGCCTCCAAGGCGATCGGCACGGACGCCTTCCAGGAGGCGGACATCTGCGGCATCACCATGCCGATCACCAAGCACAACTTCCTGGTCACCGACCCCGCCGAGATCCCGCGGACGATCGCCGAGGCGTTCCACATCGCCTCCACCGGGCGCCCCGGCCCGGTCCTGGTCGACATCGCCAAGGACGCGCTCCAGGGCCGGACCACCTTCAGCTGGCCGCCGCAGACCGACCTGCCCGGCTACCGCCCGGTGACCAAGCCGCACGCCAAGCAGATCCGCGAGGCCGCCCGGCTGATCGTCGAGTCCAAGCGCCCGGTGCTCTACGTCGGCGGCGGTGTCCTCAAGGCCGGCGCCACCGCCGAGCTGAAGGTGCTGGCGGAGCTGACCGGCGCCCCGGTCACCACCACCCTGATGGCGCTGGGCGCCTTCCCCGACAGCCACCCCCAGCACGTCGGCATGCCCGGGATGCACGGCTCGGTCACCGCCGTCACCGCCCTGCAGAAGTCGGACCTGCTGATCACCCTCGGCGCCCGCTTCGACGACCGCGTCACCGGCAAGCTGGACTCCTTCGCCCCGTTCGCCAAGGTCGTGCACGCCGATATCGACCCGGCGGAGATCGGCAAGAACCGCGTCGCCGACGTCCCGATCGTGGGCGACGCCCGCGAGGTCATCGCCGATCTGATCGTCGCCGTCCAGGCCGAGTACGACGCCGGTCACCGCGGTGACTACGGCGCCTGGTGGAAGGACCTCAACCGCTGGCGCGAGACCTACCCGCTGGGCTACGGCCTGCCGGACGACGGCAGCCTGTCCCCGCAGCAGGTCATCGAGCGGATCGGCGAGCTCGCCCCGGCCGGCACCATCTACGCCGCGGGCGTCGGCCAGCACCAGATGTGGGCCGCCCACTTCATCGACTACGAGCAGCCCGCGACCTGGCTGAACTCCGGCGGCGCCGGGACGATGGGCTACGCCGTCCCGGCCGCCATGGGCGCCAAGGCCGGGCAGCCGGACCGTACGGTCTGGGCCATCGACGGCGACGGCTGCTTCCAGATGACCAATCAGGAGCTGGTCACCTGCGCGCTGAACAACATCCCGATCAAGGTCGCGATCATCAACAACGGTGCGCTGGGCATGGTCCGCCAGTGGCAGGCCCTGTTCTACAACCAGCGCTACTCCAACACCGTGCTGCACAGCGGCCCGGCCGAGTCGAACACCGCCGCGGGAGACGGCAAGCAACCGAGCGCGGGCACCCGTATCCCGGACTTCGTGAAGCTGTCCGAGGCCATGGGCTGTGTCGCGATGCGCTGCGAGGACCCCGCCGAGCTCGACAAGGTCATCGCGGAGGCCAACGCCATCAACGACCGCCCGGTCGTGATCGACTTCATCGTCCACGAGGACGCCCAGGTGTGGCCGATGGTCGCCGCCGGCACCTCCAACGACGAGGTCATGGCCGCCCGGGGCGTGCGTCCCGACTTCGGCGACAACGAAGACGACTGA
- a CDS encoding putative bifunctional diguanylate cyclase/phosphodiesterase yields MSAPGAVLARPPAQTGGPPSVVPQIALAGVCGGYAIGAAFGWGSTEVAMFMGDFGLALAALLAAFSCGLYARRRQSRFRPAWMLFAVSSGMAALGNGVWGWYEVVLGTTVPSPSLADFCFLLFAPPAIVGLLVLAKRPVTRAGWVCLGLDSWLIGGSLLTLSWSLALAHTAHFQGDSVAQSALSLAYPLLDIVLVSMVLALHFKRSSVHRSAVNTAIAALALTVLCDALFSSPLLREHYRSGQILDAGWFAGSMLLAYAPWAARRRQEESAAEDVEHALPRVQPHGSRPIAGSLAALTPYLAAAVCTLGILTNVLGGRRIDRVVLFTGCTVVLALVIRQGIMLLDNITLTQELAQKENHFRSLVQGSSDVIMIAAPTGVLRYVSPAAAGVYGRDAEELVGSELASLIHPEDLGRVVHEVRRFLAAAPEAEPTTRIECRFRAGEQRAGGDGWLNVESTVNRHHGGLIFNSRDVTERVRLQAQLQHNASHDALTDLPNRALFTERVSQAVTGRRASDLDTAVLYIDLDGFKQVNDTIGHQAGDELLVQAARRLADSVRSGDIAARLGGDEFAALITGDGTRDRAAREFRIHEIADRLRIKLSEPYRIDGQDVRVAASIGVAFAEPGVTPAGLLRNADLAMYRAKQAGKGRVRLYAPHMQAEVADRAELAGTLRTALRDGAFALLHQPVVELAGGRVTAVAAHARWRSPQGILFTPDEFLRATDDGDRTAELGRWQLEAAVEQAAARHRAGHTVPVAVRISARRLLGGDRDGLPPKHVESLLTRHGLPSGALVLELSESDPRIPLDELERRLVALRRLGVRIALDGFGSGYAAMSALRRLPIDVLRLDRGLVDGVVESARLHKITAGLLRIAADLGMQSVADGVDLPEQVLALRSMGCTHGQGLAFSGPLDEHRLRRALTVGGYPVPDPAGEPRAVVLSGGGLPVRHGGTAGPDALVHPPLRSNSETSIPPT; encoded by the coding sequence GTGAGCGCCCCCGGGGCGGTGCTCGCCAGGCCGCCGGCCCAGACCGGCGGCCCGCCGAGCGTCGTGCCGCAAATCGCCCTGGCCGGTGTCTGCGGCGGCTACGCCATCGGCGCCGCGTTCGGCTGGGGCTCGACCGAAGTCGCCATGTTCATGGGGGACTTCGGGCTCGCCCTGGCAGCGCTCCTCGCGGCCTTCTCCTGCGGCCTGTACGCCCGCAGGCGCCAGAGCCGCTTCCGGCCGGCGTGGATGCTGTTCGCCGTCTCCTCCGGGATGGCCGCCCTCGGCAACGGCGTATGGGGCTGGTACGAGGTCGTCCTCGGCACCACCGTGCCCAGCCCCTCCCTGGCCGACTTCTGCTTCCTGCTGTTCGCGCCACCCGCCATCGTCGGCCTGCTGGTGCTCGCCAAGCGGCCGGTGACCCGGGCCGGCTGGGTCTGCCTCGGGCTGGACTCCTGGCTGATCGGCGGCTCGCTGCTCACCCTCTCCTGGAGTCTCGCCCTCGCGCACACCGCCCACTTCCAGGGCGACAGCGTCGCACAGAGCGCCCTGTCCCTCGCCTATCCACTGCTGGACATCGTGCTGGTGAGCATGGTCCTCGCGCTGCACTTCAAACGTTCCTCGGTGCACCGCTCCGCCGTCAACACCGCCATCGCGGCACTGGCGTTGACGGTGCTGTGCGACGCCCTGTTCAGCTCGCCGCTGCTGCGCGAGCACTACCGCTCCGGCCAGATTCTGGACGCCGGCTGGTTCGCCGGGTCCATGCTGCTCGCGTACGCGCCATGGGCCGCCCGCCGCCGTCAGGAGGAGAGCGCCGCCGAGGACGTCGAGCACGCCTTGCCCCGCGTCCAGCCGCACGGCAGCCGCCCCATCGCGGGCTCGCTCGCCGCGCTCACCCCGTATCTCGCCGCCGCCGTCTGCACCCTGGGCATCCTCACCAACGTCCTGGGCGGTCGGCGTATCGACCGTGTGGTGCTCTTCACCGGCTGCACGGTCGTCCTCGCCCTGGTCATCCGCCAGGGCATCATGCTGCTCGACAACATCACCCTCACCCAGGAACTGGCTCAGAAGGAGAACCACTTCCGCTCCCTGGTCCAGGGCTCCAGCGATGTCATCATGATCGCCGCGCCGACCGGAGTGCTCCGCTATGTGAGCCCGGCCGCCGCGGGCGTCTACGGTCGCGACGCGGAGGAGCTGGTCGGCTCCGAACTGGCCTCGCTGATCCACCCGGAAGACCTGGGGCGGGTGGTGCACGAGGTCCGCAGATTCCTCGCCGCCGCGCCCGAGGCCGAGCCGACCACCCGCATCGAATGCCGCTTCCGCGCCGGTGAGCAGCGGGCCGGCGGCGACGGCTGGCTGAACGTCGAGTCCACCGTCAACCGCCACCACGGCGGCCTGATCTTCAACTCCCGCGATGTCACCGAACGGGTCCGGCTGCAGGCCCAGCTCCAGCACAACGCCTCCCATGACGCGCTGACCGACCTGCCCAACCGCGCCCTGTTCACCGAGCGGGTCAGCCAGGCCGTCACCGGCCGCCGAGCCAGCGACCTCGACACCGCCGTGCTCTATATCGACCTCGACGGCTTCAAGCAGGTCAACGACACCATCGGGCATCAGGCGGGCGACGAACTCCTGGTCCAGGCCGCCCGCCGGCTCGCCGACTCCGTACGCTCCGGGGACATAGCGGCCCGGCTCGGTGGCGACGAGTTCGCCGCGCTCATCACCGGCGACGGCACCCGCGACCGCGCCGCCCGCGAGTTCCGTATCCACGAGATCGCCGACCGGCTGCGCATCAAGCTCTCCGAGCCCTACCGCATCGACGGCCAGGACGTCCGCGTCGCGGCCAGCATCGGTGTCGCCTTCGCCGAGCCCGGTGTCACCCCGGCGGGTCTGCTGCGCAACGCCGACCTCGCGATGTACCGCGCCAAGCAGGCCGGAAAGGGCCGGGTGAGGCTGTACGCCCCGCACATGCAGGCCGAGGTGGCCGATCGCGCCGAGCTCGCCGGCACGCTCCGTACCGCCCTGCGCGACGGCGCGTTCGCGCTGCTGCACCAGCCGGTCGTGGAGCTGGCCGGCGGCCGGGTCACCGCGGTCGCCGCGCACGCCCGCTGGCGCTCCCCCCAGGGCATCCTCTTCACCCCCGACGAGTTCCTCCGGGCCACCGATGACGGCGACCGCACCGCCGAGCTGGGCCGCTGGCAGCTGGAGGCGGCCGTCGAGCAGGCCGCGGCGCGGCACCGCGCGGGCCACACCGTCCCGGTCGCCGTCCGGATCTCCGCCCGCCGGCTGCTGGGCGGCGACCGGGACGGCCTGCCCCCCAAGCACGTCGAATCGCTGCTCACCCGGCACGGCCTGCCCTCGGGGGCGCTTGTCCTGGAGTTGTCCGAAAGCGATCCCCGGATCCCGCTGGACGAGCTGGAGCGACGGCTGGTCGCGCTGCGTCGGCTGGGCGTACGCATCGCCCTCGACGGCTTCGGCAGCGGTTACGCCGCCATGAGCGCGCTGCGCCGACTCCCCATCGACGTACTGCGGCTGGACCGGGGGCTGGTCGACGGCGTGGTGGAGTCCGCCCGGCTGCACAAGATCACCGCCGGGCTGCTGCGGATCGCCGCGGATCTCGGGATGCAGTCCGTCGCGGACGGCGTCGATCTGCCCGAGCAGGTCCTCGCGCTGCGCTCCATGGGCTGCACCCACGGCCAGGGCTTGGCCTTCTCCGGGCCGCTCGACGAACACCGGCTGCGCCGCGCCCTGACGGTCGGCGGCTACCCGGTGCCGGATCCGGCGGGCGAGCCCCGTGCCGTGGTGCTCAGCGGCGGTGGCCTGCCCGTCCGGCACGGCGGCACAGCCGGCCCGGACGCGCTGGTGCATCCCCCATTGCGCTCAAATAGTGAGACCTCCATCCCACCCACTTGA
- a CDS encoding 2-hydroxyacid dehydrogenase: MASIDGLSAEDTGARADASSGPHDVWLPIPPDEIDGLPEGLNYVHWDAGPDYPADPARCVFYTAPYMKGAEPSVRPLPLMRNVRVVQTLTAGVEHMLPGLPQMPAGARLCNARGLHDASTAELALTLILASLRGVPDFVRGQDAGEWRAGFRPALADKSVLIVGYGSIGRAIEERLTPFECARVTRIARTARDTVRGPVLPLSELSALLPDADVVVLATPLTAETHGLVGRDFLARMKDGALLVNIARGGIVDTKALLAELESGRLRAALDVTDPEPLPPAHPLWHAPGVLITPHVGGPSSAFLPRAKRLLREQLALFADGEPLRNVIATAD; the protein is encoded by the coding sequence ATGGCATCAATTGACGGACTCTCCGCCGAGGACACCGGCGCACGCGCCGACGCGAGCTCCGGCCCCCACGACGTATGGCTGCCGATCCCGCCCGACGAGATCGACGGACTGCCCGAAGGGCTGAACTACGTCCACTGGGACGCCGGCCCCGACTACCCGGCCGACCCCGCCCGGTGCGTCTTCTACACCGCCCCGTACATGAAGGGTGCCGAGCCCTCGGTGCGTCCGCTGCCGCTGATGCGCAACGTCCGGGTCGTGCAGACGCTGACGGCCGGTGTCGAGCACATGCTGCCCGGACTGCCGCAGATGCCGGCCGGGGCCCGGCTGTGCAATGCCCGCGGACTGCACGACGCCAGCACCGCCGAGCTCGCGCTCACCCTGATCCTGGCGTCCCTGCGCGGTGTTCCCGACTTCGTGCGGGGCCAGGACGCGGGGGAGTGGCGGGCGGGTTTCCGGCCTGCCCTCGCCGACAAGTCGGTCCTCATAGTGGGGTACGGTTCGATCGGCCGTGCCATCGAGGAGCGGCTCACGCCTTTCGAGTGCGCGCGGGTGACGCGCATCGCGCGCACCGCACGTGACACTGTGCGCGGCCCCGTGCTTCCACTCTCCGAGCTGAGCGCCCTCCTACCGGACGCGGACGTCGTCGTGCTGGCCACGCCGCTCACCGCAGAGACGCATGGCCTGGTGGGACGCGATTTCCTGGCCCGGATGAAGGACGGCGCACTGCTCGTCAACATCGCCCGCGGCGGCATCGTCGACACCAAGGCGCTGCTCGCCGAACTGGAGTCGGGCCGGCTGCGCGCCGCGCTCGATGTGACCGATCCGGAACCCCTCCCGCCGGCCCATCCGCTGTGGCACGCTCCGGGCGTGCTCATCACTCCACACGTCGGTGGCCCCAGCTCTGCCTTCCTGCCCCGTGCGAAGCGGCTTCTGCGGGAACAACTGGCGCTTTTCGCGGACGGAGAACCCCTCCGGAACGTGATCGCAACAGCAGACTGA
- a CDS encoding aldo/keto reductase, which produces MERRTIGAGALEVGAVGLGCMPMSWGYTESQRNGEGSLRAVHTALDRGCSLLDTADMYGPFTNELLVGRALKERRRDAFVSTKCGLLVGDQHIVANGRPGYIKRACDASLRRLQTDRIDLYQLHRADPEVPVEETWGAMAELVAAGKVRSLGLCAVGARAVRPARPSRLARTERPAAAHGTRPRSRMHEGTLRQLERIQQVFPVSSVQAELSVWSTEALDALLPWCESRGIGFLAAMPLGNGFLTGTLTPGQGFEPEDIRARHPRFTAEMMAANQPVVAGLRRIGARYGATPGQVALAWVLAQGRHVVPVPGTKKERWAGQNAKAADLALTREDLAEIASLPPALGSWY; this is translated from the coding sequence GTGGAGCGCAGGACGATCGGCGCGGGGGCCCTCGAAGTGGGCGCCGTCGGGCTCGGCTGTATGCCGATGAGCTGGGGGTACACCGAGTCGCAGCGGAACGGGGAGGGCTCGCTGCGGGCCGTGCACACCGCGCTCGACCGGGGCTGCAGCCTGCTGGACACCGCCGACATGTACGGGCCCTTCACCAATGAACTGCTGGTGGGCCGGGCGCTCAAGGAGCGGCGCCGGGACGCCTTCGTGTCCACCAAGTGCGGGCTGCTGGTCGGCGACCAGCACATCGTCGCCAACGGGCGGCCCGGTTACATCAAGCGGGCCTGCGATGCGTCGCTGCGGCGGCTGCAGACCGACCGCATCGACCTCTATCAGCTGCACCGCGCCGATCCCGAGGTGCCCGTCGAGGAGACCTGGGGGGCGATGGCGGAGCTGGTGGCGGCGGGGAAGGTGCGGTCGCTGGGGCTGTGCGCGGTGGGCGCGCGGGCGGTACGGCCGGCCCGCCCGTCACGCCTCGCCCGTACGGAGCGGCCGGCGGCGGCCCACGGGACACGGCCCCGGTCGCGGATGCATGAGGGCACGCTGCGCCAACTGGAGCGCATTCAGCAGGTGTTCCCGGTCAGCAGCGTGCAGGCCGAGCTGTCCGTGTGGTCGACCGAGGCGCTGGACGCGCTGCTGCCCTGGTGCGAGTCGCGCGGCATCGGCTTCCTGGCGGCGATGCCGCTGGGGAACGGCTTTCTGACCGGCACCCTCACCCCGGGGCAGGGCTTCGAACCGGAGGACATACGGGCCCGCCACCCGCGCTTCACCGCCGAGATGATGGCGGCGAACCAGCCGGTGGTGGCCGGGCTGCGGCGGATCGGTGCCCGGTACGGTGCGACGCCGGGCCAGGTGGCCCTGGCGTGGGTGCTGGCACAGGGCCGCCATGTCGTCCCGGTGCCGGGCACCAAGAAGGAGCGGTGGGCCGGGCAGAACGCCAAGGCCGCGGATCTGGCGCTCACCCGTGAGGACCTGGCGGAGATAGCGAGCCTGCCGCCGGCCCTCGGGTCGTGGTACTGA
- a CDS encoding PQQ-dependent sugar dehydrogenase, which yields MQRRSQTAVLAAASLLLAAGCSSGGAQPEKSGASADATAKSPGAAAPASPGTKPSPSVPPAKGSVKVTDTLTTGLKSPWGVAPLPGGDLLVASRDTGDIVRVAADGKKTLLGSVPGVEPGGEGGLLGLAVSADFGADHLVYAYFTTATDNRIARMIYEEKRPQGIQLGQPDTILKGIPKGQIHNGGRIAFGPDKMLYAGTGETGDTGLSQDKESLGGKILRMTPEGEPAHGNPSADSVVYDYGHRNVQGLAWDGEKRLWASEFGQDRWDELNLIEPGKNYGWPEVEGKAEGDAAGSGFVDPVAQWKTAEASPSGLAYAKGSLWMAGLRGERLWRIALNGTKPAGAPQAFLKGEYGRLRTVVPTGDGGLWLVTSNTDGRGDVRKGDDRILRLKVS from the coding sequence GTGCAACGCCGCTCCCAGACCGCCGTGTTGGCCGCCGCTTCGCTGCTTCTGGCAGCGGGCTGTTCGTCCGGTGGTGCGCAACCAGAGAAGAGCGGGGCCTCCGCCGATGCCACGGCCAAGAGCCCCGGCGCCGCCGCCCCGGCCTCGCCGGGCACCAAGCCGTCGCCCTCCGTGCCGCCCGCCAAGGGTTCGGTGAAGGTGACCGACACCTTGACCACCGGCCTGAAGTCGCCGTGGGGCGTGGCGCCGCTGCCGGGCGGGGATCTGCTGGTCGCCTCGCGCGACACCGGGGACATCGTCCGGGTCGCGGCGGACGGGAAGAAAACGCTGCTGGGCTCGGTGCCGGGGGTGGAACCGGGCGGTGAGGGCGGTCTGCTGGGGCTCGCGGTGTCCGCGGACTTCGGCGCCGATCACCTCGTGTACGCGTACTTCACCACCGCGACCGACAACCGCATCGCGCGCATGATCTACGAGGAGAAGCGCCCGCAGGGCATTCAACTCGGCCAGCCCGACACGATTCTCAAGGGCATCCCCAAGGGCCAGATCCACAACGGCGGCCGGATCGCGTTCGGCCCGGACAAGATGCTCTACGCCGGTACGGGCGAGACCGGCGACACCGGGCTGTCCCAGGACAAGGAGTCCCTGGGCGGCAAGATCCTGCGGATGACACCGGAGGGCGAGCCGGCGCACGGCAACCCCTCGGCGGATTCCGTGGTGTACGACTACGGCCACCGCAATGTGCAAGGGCTGGCCTGGGACGGCGAGAAGCGGCTGTGGGCCTCGGAGTTCGGGCAGGACAGGTGGGACGAGCTCAATCTGATCGAGCCGGGGAAGAACTACGGCTGGCCGGAGGTGGAGGGCAAGGCCGAGGGTGACGCTGCGGGCTCCGGGTTTGTCGACCCGGTCGCCCAGTGGAAGACCGCGGAAGCCTCGCCCAGCGGCCTCGCCTACGCCAAGGGCTCGCTGTGGATGGCCGGGCTGCGCGGCGAACGGCTCTGGCGGATCGCGCTGAACGGTACAAAGCCGGCGGGCGCTCCGCAGGCGTTCCTGAAGGGCGAGTACGGGCGGCTGCGGACGGTCGTGCCGACCGGGGACGGCGGATTGTGGCTGGTCACCAGCAACACGGACGGACGGGGCGACGTCCGAAAGGGAGATGACCGGATTCTCCGTCTCAAGGTGAGCTGA
- a CDS encoding DUF6191 domain-containing protein, which translates to MFNVVEELFAPGRKHTDEERQRMSLVVDDVGDGDPGEGPIDLASGKVVIRPPRNGDAPRATP; encoded by the coding sequence TTGTTCAACGTCGTCGAAGAGCTCTTCGCACCTGGCCGCAAGCACACCGACGAGGAGCGGCAGCGGATGTCGCTCGTCGTCGACGATGTGGGGGACGGTGATCCCGGGGAGGGGCCGATAGACCTTGCGTCCGGCAAGGTCGTCATACGGCCACCGCGGAACGGGGACGCCCCGCGCGCCACGCCCTAG